Proteins encoded together in one Ictidomys tridecemlineatus isolate mIctTri1 chromosome 3, mIctTri1.hap1, whole genome shotgun sequence window:
- the Wnt3 gene encoding proto-oncogene Wnt-3 isoform X1: MEPHLLGLLLGLLLGGTRVLAGYPIWWSLALGQQYTSLGSQPLLCGSIPGLVPKQLRFCRNYIEIMPSVAEGVKLGIQECQHQFRGRRWNCTTIDDSLAIFGPVLDKATRESAFVHAIASAGVAFAVTRSCAEGTSTICGCDSHHKGPPGEGWKWGGCSEDADFGVLVSREFADARENRPDARSAMNKHNNEAGRTTILDHMHLKCKCHGLSGSCEVKTCWWAQPDFRAIGDFLKDKYDSASEMVVEKHRESRGWVETLRAKYALFKPPTERDLVYYENSPNFCEPNPETGSFGTRDRTCNVTSHGIDGCDLLCCGRGHNTRTEKRKEKCHCIFHWCCYVSCQECIRIYDVHTCK, translated from the exons GTCACTGGCCCTGGGCCAGCAGTACACATCTCTGGGCTCACAGCCTCTGCTCTGCGGCTCCATCCCAGGCCTGGTCCCCAAGCAACTGCGTTTCTGCCGCAATTACATCGAGATCATGCCCAGTGTGGCCGAAGGTGTGAAGCTGGGCATCCAGGAGTGCCAGCATCAGTTCCGGGGCCGCCGCTGGAACTGCACCACCATAGATGACAGCCTGGCCATCTTCGGGCCCGTCCTGGACAAAG CCACCCGCGAGTCTGCTTTCGTGCATGCCATCGCTTCAGCCGGTGTGGCCTTCGCTGTCACGCGCTCCTGCGCCGAGGGCACCTCCACCATCTGCGGCTGCGATTCTCATCATAAGGGGCCACCTGGTGAAGGCTGGAAGTGGGGCGGCTGCAGCGAAGACGCCGATTTCGGGGTGCTAGTGTCCCGGGAGTTCGCAGACGCGCGTGAGAACAGGCCAGATGCGCGCTCGGCAATGAACAAACACAACAACGAGGCAGGCCGCACG ACCATCCTGGACCACATGCACCTCAAGTGCAAGTGCCATGGGCTGTCGGGCAGCTGCGAGGTGAAGACCTGCTGGTGGGCCCAGCCTGACTTCCGTGCCATCGGGGATTTCCTCAAGGACAAGTATGACAGCGCCTCAGAGATGGTGGTGGAGAAGCACCGGGAGTCCCGAGGCTGGGTGGAGACTCTCCGGGCCAAGTATGCGCTTTTCAAGCCACCTACCGAGAGGGACCTGGTCTACTATGAGAACTCCCCCAACTTTTGTGAACCCAACCCAGAGACGGGCTCCTTTGGCACCAGGGACCGGACTTGCAATGTCACCTCCCATGGCATTGATGGTTGTGATCTGCTTTGCTGTGGCCGAGGCCATAACACGAGGACGGAGAAGCGGAAGGAGAAGTGCCACTGCATTTTCCACTGGTGCTGCTACGTCAGCTGCCAGGAGTGCATCCGCATCTACGATGTGCATACCTGCAAGTAG
- the Wnt3 gene encoding proto-oncogene Wnt-3 isoform X2, with product MATLPPQRPPGARFVQSALLRTSTGGPGIQVAHWKVEDTHRVLTRQRGATRESAFVHAIASAGVAFAVTRSCAEGTSTICGCDSHHKGPPGEGWKWGGCSEDADFGVLVSREFADARENRPDARSAMNKHNNEAGRTTILDHMHLKCKCHGLSGSCEVKTCWWAQPDFRAIGDFLKDKYDSASEMVVEKHRESRGWVETLRAKYALFKPPTERDLVYYENSPNFCEPNPETGSFGTRDRTCNVTSHGIDGCDLLCCGRGHNTRTEKRKEKCHCIFHWCCYVSCQECIRIYDVHTCK from the exons ATGGCTACCTTACCCCCTCAGCGCCCGCCAGGAGCTCGGTTTGTACAGTCTGCTCTGCTTCGTACCAGCACTGGAGGCCCTGGGATTCAGGTTGCTCATTGGAAAGTTGAGGATACCCACAGGGTCTTGACCAGACAAAGAGGAG CCACCCGCGAGTCTGCTTTCGTGCATGCCATCGCTTCAGCCGGTGTGGCCTTCGCTGTCACGCGCTCCTGCGCCGAGGGCACCTCCACCATCTGCGGCTGCGATTCTCATCATAAGGGGCCACCTGGTGAAGGCTGGAAGTGGGGCGGCTGCAGCGAAGACGCCGATTTCGGGGTGCTAGTGTCCCGGGAGTTCGCAGACGCGCGTGAGAACAGGCCAGATGCGCGCTCGGCAATGAACAAACACAACAACGAGGCAGGCCGCACG ACCATCCTGGACCACATGCACCTCAAGTGCAAGTGCCATGGGCTGTCGGGCAGCTGCGAGGTGAAGACCTGCTGGTGGGCCCAGCCTGACTTCCGTGCCATCGGGGATTTCCTCAAGGACAAGTATGACAGCGCCTCAGAGATGGTGGTGGAGAAGCACCGGGAGTCCCGAGGCTGGGTGGAGACTCTCCGGGCCAAGTATGCGCTTTTCAAGCCACCTACCGAGAGGGACCTGGTCTACTATGAGAACTCCCCCAACTTTTGTGAACCCAACCCAGAGACGGGCTCCTTTGGCACCAGGGACCGGACTTGCAATGTCACCTCCCATGGCATTGATGGTTGTGATCTGCTTTGCTGTGGCCGAGGCCATAACACGAGGACGGAGAAGCGGAAGGAGAAGTGCCACTGCATTTTCCACTGGTGCTGCTACGTCAGCTGCCAGGAGTGCATCCGCATCTACGATGTGCATACCTGCAAGTAG